The following are encoded in a window of Impatiens glandulifera chromosome 5, dImpGla2.1, whole genome shotgun sequence genomic DNA:
- the LOC124939570 gene encoding uncharacterized protein LOC124939570 codes for MIFQQYLDIDRGEKCMFPVPSICLRTDDERLAIQKWTVRSALQHLRVTHVFSLLSVLLSLYEEGRFCDAFHQHQDGWRNCESCQKAIHCGCIASFKQFMPSDSCGIICRKCSELSIIMARRSNLLVAATPSPSLVDANQEEMKMIGKMCTGSVVIPLFEKQLSAIDADQRLGRLVIPTKFAEV; via the exons ATGATATTTCAGCAATATCTTGATATAGACAG GGGAGAAAAATGCATGTTTCCAGTGCCGTCAATCTGTCTCCGGACAGATGATGAACGGTTGGCGATTCAGAAATGGACAGTTCGCTCAGCTTTGCAACATTTGCGGGTAACCCATGTCTTTTCTCTTCTTTCTGTATTACT TTCTCTGTATGAAGAGGGGAGATTTTGTGATGCATTTCATCAACATCAGGATGGCTGGAGAAACTGTGAATCTTGTCAAAAG GCCATTCACTGTGGATGTATTGCATCTTTTAAACAGTTCATGCCATCAGATTCTTGTGGAATCATATGCAGGAAATGTTCAGAGCTTAGCATTATTATG GCGCGGAGGAGTAACCTGCTGGTGGCTGCAACTCCGAGTCCTAGCTTGGTCGATGCAAATCAGGAAGAGATGAAAATGATTGGCAAGAT GTGTACAGGCTCTGTCGTGATTCCCCTGTTTGAGAAACAGTTGTCTGCTATCGACGCGGATCAGAGACTGGGACGACTTGTTATACCTACAAAGTTTGCAGAGGTTTGA